The following are encoded in a window of Mycobacterium vicinigordonae genomic DNA:
- a CDS encoding DUF3090 domain-containing protein yields MARAIHVFRTPDRFVAGTVGQPGNRTFYIQAAHDSRVVSVVLEKQQVAVLAERIGALLLEVNRRFGTPVPPEPAEVEDLSPLIMPVDAEFRVGTMGLGWDSEAQTVVVELLAVTDAEFDASVVLDDTDEGPDAVRVFLTPESARQFATRSNRVISAGRPPCPLCDEPLDPEGHICARTNGYRRDALFGSTDEPEE; encoded by the coding sequence ATGGCCCGCGCAATTCACGTATTCCGCACCCCCGACCGTTTCGTCGCCGGCACCGTCGGGCAGCCCGGCAACCGCACGTTCTATATCCAGGCGGCGCACGACTCCCGGGTGGTCTCGGTGGTGCTGGAGAAGCAGCAGGTTGCGGTGCTGGCCGAACGCATCGGCGCGCTGCTGCTCGAGGTCAACCGGCGGTTCGGCACCCCGGTACCACCCGAGCCCGCCGAAGTCGAGGACCTGAGTCCGCTGATCATGCCGGTCGACGCCGAATTCCGGGTCGGCACGATGGGATTGGGCTGGGACTCCGAGGCGCAGACAGTGGTAGTCGAATTGCTGGCCGTGACCGATGCCGAGTTCGACGCCTCGGTGGTGCTCGACGACACCGACGAGGGGCCCGACGCGGTGCGGGTGTTCCTCACCCCGGAATCGGCACGCCAGTTCGCCACCCGGTCAAACCGCGTCATCTCGGCCGGACGTCCGCCTTGCCCGTTGTGCGACGAGCCACTGGATCCGGAGGGGCACATCTGCGCCCGCACCAACGGCTACCGGCGCGACGCGCTTTTCGGGTCCACCGATGAACCCGAGGAATGA
- a CDS encoding histidine phosphatase family protein — translation MTVLLLRHGRSTSNTAGILAGRSEGIDLDDKGREQATGLIDRIGDLPIRAVVTSPLLRCRRTVEPLAEALCLQPLIEDRIAEVDYGEWTGRKLGELVSEPLWRVVQAHPSAAVFPGGEALAQVQSRAVAAVREHDRRLTEEHGADVLWVACTHGDVIKAVIADAYGMHLDSFQRVNADPASVSVVRYTQLRPFVLHVNHTGARLSAGLRAAPAPAPESKESAESDSPPAADAVVGGSTD, via the coding sequence ATGACCGTGCTGCTGTTGCGCCACGGCCGGTCCACGTCGAACACCGCGGGCATATTGGCCGGCCGCTCCGAGGGCATCGACCTCGACGACAAGGGCCGCGAGCAGGCCACCGGGCTAATCGACCGCATCGGCGACCTGCCAATCCGGGCGGTGGTGACCTCGCCGCTGCTGCGCTGCCGCCGCACGGTGGAGCCGCTGGCCGAGGCCCTGTGCCTGCAGCCGCTGATCGAGGACCGCATCGCGGAGGTCGACTACGGGGAATGGACCGGGCGCAAGCTCGGCGAGCTGGTCAGTGAGCCGCTGTGGCGGGTGGTGCAGGCCCATCCCAGCGCGGCGGTGTTCCCTGGCGGTGAGGCGCTGGCGCAGGTGCAGTCCCGCGCGGTGGCGGCCGTCCGTGAACACGACCGTCGGCTGACCGAGGAGCACGGAGCGGACGTGCTGTGGGTCGCCTGCACGCACGGTGATGTGATCAAGGCGGTGATCGCCGACGCCTACGGCATGCACTTAGACAGCTTCCAGCGGGTCAATGCGGATCCCGCGTCGGTGAGCGTGGTGCGCTACACCCAGCTGCGGCCGTTCGTGCTGCACGTCAACCACACCGGGGCGAGGCTATCGGCGGGACTGCGCGCGGCTCCCGCGCCTGCGCCGGAATCCAAAGAGTCCGCTGAATCCGACTCACCGCCCGCCGCAGACGCCGTGGTCGGCGGCTCAACCGACTAG
- a CDS encoding undecaprenyl-diphosphate phosphatase: MSWTQVVVLSVVQGLTEFLPISSSGHLAIVSRVFFGADAGASFTAVSQLGTEAAVLLYFARDIVRIVRAWFTGLMVKSQRNTDYRLGWYVIIGTIPICVLGLFFKEEIRSGVRNLWVIATAMVLFSAVIALAERLGQQTRGIERLNWRDAAVVGTAQCLALVPGVSRSGSTISAGLFLGLERELAARFGFLLAIPAVFASGLFSLPDAFHPVTEGMSATGPQLVTSMLIAFVVGLAAVSWFLHFLVRHNMYWFVGYRVLAGTAVLILLAAGTVAAT; encoded by the coding sequence ATGTCCTGGACGCAAGTCGTCGTCCTGTCTGTGGTGCAGGGCCTGACGGAGTTCCTGCCGATCTCATCGTCGGGGCACCTGGCGATCGTGTCCCGGGTGTTCTTTGGCGCCGACGCCGGCGCGTCGTTCACCGCGGTCAGCCAGCTCGGCACCGAGGCGGCGGTACTCCTCTACTTCGCCCGCGACATCGTGCGCATCGTCCGGGCCTGGTTCACCGGTCTGATGGTGAAGTCGCAGCGCAACACCGACTACCGGCTTGGCTGGTACGTCATCATCGGGACCATCCCGATCTGCGTGCTGGGCTTGTTCTTCAAGGAAGAGATTCGCTCGGGCGTGCGCAACCTGTGGGTTATCGCGACGGCGATGGTGCTGTTCTCGGCGGTGATCGCGCTGGCCGAGCGCCTCGGCCAGCAGACCCGCGGCATCGAGCGCCTCAACTGGCGTGACGCCGCCGTAGTCGGCACCGCTCAGTGCCTGGCGCTGGTACCCGGCGTGTCAAGGTCCGGATCGACCATCAGCGCCGGGCTGTTCCTCGGGCTGGAACGCGAACTGGCCGCCCGCTTCGGGTTTCTGCTGGCCATCCCGGCGGTCTTCGCCTCCGGATTGTTCTCGCTGCCGGATGCCTTCCACCCAGTCACCGAAGGCATGAGCGCCACCGGCCCGCAGCTGGTGACGTCCATGTTGATCGCGTTCGTGGTCGGTCTTGCCGCAGTTTCCTGGTTCCTGCATTTCCTGGTGCGCCACAACATGTATTGGTTCGTCGGTTACCGGGTGCTAGCCGGGACGGCCGTGCTGATCCTGCTGGCCGCTGGGACGGTCGCCGCCACATGA
- a CDS encoding YncE family protein, protein MRSTVLRFAVLAGLLAGAAGCSGNPLVATPPTIQPAQPAVSPPAHNPAGTVQSLGGHPQNTFFDDDTHQLTVLCPGTDPAAPAGLAVLGAQSAPRVIALPGPVTAITGDGHGTAFLATRGGYLAVELTGAKTTAVTVDERTEFTAIARRADGMLVLGTADGAVYTLNADNSVASRNKIFARVDALATQGNTTVVLDRGQTSVTTIGADGRVEQALRAGEGATTLAVDPLGRVLVADTRGGQLLVYGVAPLILRQAFPVRQAPYGLAGSAALAWVSLTASNVVVGYDLSTGIPVEKVRYPTVQQPNSLAFDATSNTLYVVSGSGAGVQVIANAVGKP, encoded by the coding sequence CTGAGAAGTACTGTCCTGCGCTTCGCCGTACTCGCGGGTTTGCTGGCGGGGGCGGCTGGGTGCTCGGGCAATCCGTTGGTCGCCACTCCCCCCACGATCCAACCCGCGCAGCCCGCCGTTTCACCACCCGCGCACAACCCGGCCGGCACGGTGCAATCGCTGGGCGGCCACCCCCAGAACACGTTCTTCGACGACGACACCCATCAGTTGACGGTCCTGTGCCCTGGCACCGACCCGGCGGCACCCGCCGGCCTCGCTGTGTTGGGCGCCCAGAGCGCACCCCGCGTGATTGCGCTTCCCGGCCCCGTCACGGCCATCACCGGCGACGGGCACGGCACGGCTTTCCTGGCGACGCGCGGCGGCTACCTGGCGGTCGAGTTGACCGGCGCCAAGACCACCGCAGTCACCGTGGACGAGCGCACCGAATTCACCGCGATCGCGCGCCGCGCCGACGGGATGCTGGTGCTGGGCACCGCTGACGGCGCGGTGTACACGCTCAACGCCGACAACTCCGTGGCCAGCCGCAACAAGATCTTCGCCCGTGTCGATGCGCTGGCGACACAAGGGAATACAACCGTCGTGCTCGACCGGGGGCAGACATCGGTCACGACTATCGGGGCCGACGGCCGGGTCGAACAGGCGCTGCGGGCCGGCGAGGGCGCGACCACGCTGGCGGTCGACCCGCTGGGCCGGGTGCTGGTCGCCGACACCCGCGGCGGCCAGCTGCTGGTCTACGGGGTGGCCCCACTGATCCTGCGCCAGGCGTTCCCGGTGCGGCAGGCGCCTTACGGGCTGGCCGGCTCGGCCGCGCTGGCGTGGGTGTCCCTGACGGCGTCCAACGTCGTCGTTGGTTACGATCTGAGCACCGGAATCCCCGTGGAAAAGGTGCGTTACCCAACCGTGCAGCAACCTAACTCGCTGGCCTTCGACGCGACGTCGAACACCCTGTACGTGGTGTCGGGCTCCGGCGCGGGTGTCCAGGTCATCGCGAACGCAGTGGGCAAGCCTTGA
- a CDS encoding DUF5703 family protein, translating into MSDEYEWAPLRLPPDVTRLSASTRLSIEAEYRGWELTRVRLYTDGSRRVLLRRKKSRLEGRVTDQPEL; encoded by the coding sequence ATGTCCGACGAGTACGAGTGGGCACCGCTGCGCCTTCCACCTGACGTCACCCGTCTGAGCGCATCCACCCGGCTCTCGATCGAGGCCGAATACCGCGGCTGGGAGCTGACACGGGTTCGGCTGTACACCGACGGGAGCAGACGAGTTTTGTTGCGCCGCAAGAAATCTCGGCTGGAAGGCCGCGTCACAGACCAGCCGGAACTGTGA
- a CDS encoding quinone-dependent dihydroorotate dehydrogenase → MYRLLRNVLFAVPAERVHTLAFGALRAATSTAPARRALSRRLGPSDPILASTVFGVRFPGPLGLAAGFDKDGTGLSIWGAMGFGYAEIGTVTAHPQPGNPAPRLFRLPDDRALLNRMGFNNHGAGALAARLAQHPLDVPLGVNIGKTKATPAADAVADYRASARLLAPLASYLVVNVSSPNTPGLRDLQAVESLRPILSAVLAESAKTPVLVKIAPDLTDPEIDEIADLAVELGLAGIVATNTTISRDGLRTPGVHALGAGGISGPPVARRSLQVLRRLYQRVGDSLVLISVGGIETAEDAWERITAGASLLQGYTGFIYGGGLWAKDIHDGIARRLHEGGFASLADAVASAVNNRQSPSG, encoded by the coding sequence ATTTACCGCCTGTTGCGAAACGTGTTGTTCGCCGTACCGGCCGAGCGCGTGCACACCCTGGCCTTCGGCGCGCTGCGCGCTGCCACGTCCACCGCCCCGGCGCGCCGGGCGCTGAGCCGTCGACTGGGGCCGAGCGATCCGATCCTGGCCAGCACCGTATTCGGAGTGCGGTTTCCCGGACCGCTCGGGCTGGCCGCCGGGTTTGACAAGGACGGCACCGGTCTATCTATCTGGGGCGCAATGGGATTCGGCTATGCCGAGATCGGCACCGTCACCGCCCACCCCCAGCCCGGCAACCCGGCACCCCGGCTGTTCCGGTTGCCCGACGACCGCGCCCTGCTCAACCGGATGGGCTTCAACAACCACGGTGCCGGCGCGCTCGCCGCGCGACTGGCACAGCACCCCCTCGACGTGCCGCTCGGGGTGAACATCGGCAAGACCAAGGCAACGCCCGCCGCCGACGCCGTCGCGGACTACCGGGCCAGCGCCCGGCTGCTAGCTCCGCTGGCGTCATACCTGGTGGTCAACGTGAGCTCGCCGAACACGCCGGGACTGCGCGATTTGCAGGCTGTCGAATCGCTGCGACCGATCCTGTCCGCCGTACTTGCCGAATCGGCCAAGACACCCGTGCTGGTGAAAATCGCGCCCGACCTCACCGACCCCGAGATCGACGAAATTGCCGATCTTGCCGTGGAACTGGGGTTAGCCGGCATCGTGGCCACCAACACCACGATCTCGCGCGACGGACTGCGCACGCCGGGGGTCCACGCGCTGGGAGCGGGCGGCATCTCCGGCCCACCGGTCGCGCGTCGTTCGCTGCAGGTTCTGCGCCGGCTCTACCAGCGGGTCGGCGACAGCTTGGTGCTGATCAGCGTCGGCGGCATCGAAACCGCCGAAGACGCCTGGGAGCGCATCACCGCCGGCGCATCGCTGCTTCAGGGTTACACCGGCTTCATCTACGGCGGCGGTTTGTGGGCCAAGGATATTCACGACGGCATCGCTCGCCGACTGCACGAGGGCGGGTTCGCGTCGCTCGCCGACGCGGTGGCATCGGCAGTGAACAACCGCCAGAGCCCATCGGGCTAG